The Bacteroidota bacterium DNA segment GCCGTCACCCTCGGCCAGTGGGTCGAGCGCGACGCCGACGCCCTCGGTGCCAACTCGCTGATCGAGCTCGAGCGCGCCTACGCCATGATCCAGGCGGCGCAGGCGAGCCAGGCGACGGTGCAGCAGGTGCTCATCGAGAGCGCCGAGGCCCCCGAGGGTGAAGCTGCGACGCTGGCGCGCGAGACCCTCACCGGCCACCTCTCGGTCTTCGGCCGCCAGCTCGCCCAGAGCCGCGAGTACAGCCCGCGCGAGACGACGCTCGGCGCGATCCGCCAGGCGTTCGGGACCTACCAGGGCCAGGCGGAGCGACTCGCCGCACTGAGCGCGACGGACCCGGCCGAAGCATCCACCATTTTCTACGAGGAACTCGAGCCGTTCTACCTCGGCACGTTCCAGCCCGTGCTGTCGCAGCGCGCCGGCAAGGTGCAGGAGACGCTCGAAGAGCGGGCCGACCGGGTCGAGCGGACCGGCGTCTGGGCCGGACGCATCGGCGTGAGCGCCTCGGCCCTGCTGCTGTTCATTGTGCTGGTGCTCGGTATCTACCTGACGCGCTTCGTGGGCCGCTCGCTCAGAGAGCTGACCGCCGCCGCCCGCGCCATCGGCGAGGGCCGGCTCGACGAGCGTGTCGAGATCACCTCGAACAACGAGATCGGCCAGCTCGGGCGCGCCATCAACGAGATGATGGACCAGTTCTCCAGCACGACCGTCTCGAAGGGCTACGTCGAGAACATCGTCCAGTCGATGGCCGACCCGCTCGTCGTCGTCGACCCGAACGTCAAGATTTCGATGGTCAACCAGGCCGCGCTCGACATGCTGGGCTTCGAGCGGAGCGACCTCCTCGGCAAGGCCGTCATGGCGATCTTCGCCCACACCGGCCGGAACCGGGGGGTCGAGATCAAGCAGACCATCGAGCAGGCCCTCACCGGCAACGTCGAGACCAGCTTCCGGGCGAAGGCGGGCACGGGCATCCCGGTCTCGCTCTCGAGCGCCCTCGTCCGCGACGGCAGCGAGGTCCAGGGCCTCGTGATCGTCGCCAAGGACATCACGAAGCAGAAGCAGTTCGAGACCGAGCTGATCGAGGCCAAGGAGGAGGCCGAGCAGATGGTCCACCTCCGCGACGCCTTCCTGGCCAACATGAGCCACGAGATCCGCACCCCGCTGACGGGCATCCTCGGCTCGGCCCAGGTGCTCGCCGAGGGCGTCGAGGGCGAGCACAAGAACCTCGCGAAGATCATCGAGGACGCCGGCACCCGGCTGCTGGACACGATCAACTCGGTCCTCGAGATGGCCCGCATCGAGGCCGGCGAGGTGCAGCCCGAGGTCGAGGTGCTGAACGTCTTCGAGGAGGCCGAGGCGTCGGCCCGCGTGCTGAAGCAGGTCGCCGACAAGCGGGGCCTCCTGCTCCGCGTCGAGCCAGCCGACAAGCCGGTCTACGCGCAGATCGACCGGAGCTGCCTCCACCGCATCCTGAACAACCTCATCGGCAACGCCATCAAGTTCACGCGCGAGGGCGCGGTCTCGGTCGAGGTCGAGGCGACGGACGAGGAGGCCATCCTCACCGTGCGCGACACCGGCGTCGGCATCTCGAAGCAGTTCCTCCCCCACCTCTTCGACGACTTCAAGCAGGAGTCGACCGGGCTCAAGCGCAGCCACGAGGGCTCCGGCCTCGGCCTGGCCATCACCAAGAAGCTCGTCGAGATGATGGGCGGCGAGATCTCCGTCGAGAGCATCAAGGGCATCGGGAGCGCCTTCTCGATCCGCTTCCCGCGCGTCCCGGTCGAGCAGGTGCCCGAGACGCTCCCCGCCGGCGACCGCCCGGAGGAGCCGGAGTCCTCGGAGCCGTCGGCCGCGCGTTACCCCTGGGAGACCGAGGAGATGGCGACCTCCCGCTCCGAGGAGCTGACCTTCGCTTCACCCCCGGCCCCCGACGAGCGCATGCAGCGGGACATCCTCCTGATCGAGGACAACGCGCAGAACGCCTACATGGCGCAGTTCATGCTCCAGGACTACGAGACCGACATCGCCACGAGCCCGGAGGAGGCCATCGAGCAGGCGCGCTACAACCAGTACCGCATCCTCCTCGTCGACATCAACCTCGGGGCCGACCGCTCGGGGATCGACCTGCTCCACGAGATCCGCGGGATCGAAGGCTACGAGCGCGTCCCGGCTGTCGCCGTGACGGCCTACGCCCTGCCCGGCGACGAGGACCGGTTCCTGCGCGAAGGCTTCGACGACTACGTGGCCAAGCCCTTCCGCAAGGAGGTGCTGCTGGCCTCGGTCGAGGACGCCCTCGTCGTGCCGGAAGAAAACGACGGACCCAACCTGGAGACCCTCCTCGATGGTAGCTTTGACGACGCCAGCACCTTCAACGATGCGGTCTTCGACCAGAGCGTTGTCCCCACCCCGCCCGAGGCGGCACCCGCCGACCTCGTCCAGCCCCCTGCCGACCTCGTCCAGCCCCCTGCCGACCTCGCCCAGCCCCCTGCCGACCTGGTCCCCGAACCCGCCCTCGCCCCCGACGACGTCCTAATCACCGCCGAACCGGTCGCCATCGAACAGATCGTCGCCGAACCCGTCGCCTCGGCGGACCCGGTGACCTTCGCCGATGACACGCTCCACGCCGACGACGCGGTCGGCACAGACAATGCCTTCAGCGCAGACGGTGCGTTCAACGCGCACGACGCGCTCCGCGTAGACGACGTCCCCGGCTTAGACAACACCTTCAACGCGGAGGGTGCGTTTAGCGTGGACGACGCGTTCGTGCTGGGCACCGAACCCCCTCCGCCAAGCGACGAGACGTTCCGCATGGACGCCTCGGCCTTCACGTCCACGCCGCGTCCCGATGACCCGATCGATCCAGCCAGCGATGGGCCTAGCGGGCCGCCTCCGCCTGCCGGCTGACAAGTCCGTCTCGCACCGCGCCGCTCTCCTCGCGGCCCTCGCCGAAGGACCGTCCGAGATCGTCGGCTTCTCCGACGCCGCCGACCCGCAGGCTACGCTCGGCGCGCTGCGCGCCCTCGGCGTTCGGGTCGAGGCGCACGAGGACGACTTGACGATCCACGGCCGGGGTCTGCGCGGATTCACCGCCCCCACCGTCCCGATTGACTGCGGCAACTCAGGGACGACGATGCGCCTGCTCGCGGGCCTCCTCGCCGGGCAGCCGTTCGCGTCCGTGCTCACCGGCGACGCCTCCCTTTCGCAGCGCCCGATGGAGCGCATCGCGGAGCCGCTCCGCCGGATGGGAGCCCGCGTCGATCTAGCCGACGGACACGCCCCGGTCCGCATCACCGGCGGCGCGCTGCGCGGGATCGAGTACGTTCTCCCTGTCGCCTCGGCGCAGGTCAAAAGCTGCATCCTCCTCGCCGGCCTCCTCGGCGAAGGCTGCACGACGGTCATCGAGTCTGTGCCCTCGCGGGACCACACCGAGCGGATGCTCGGCCTCGACACGATGGAGCTAGGCGGGCAGCGGCACATCACCGTCGAAGGCGGGCGCACGGTGCGGGTGCAGCCCTGGATCGTCCCACGCGACTTCTCGGCGGCAGCCTTTTTCCTGGTTGCCGGGGCCGTCGTGCCCCACAGCCACGTCGAGATGCGGAGCGTTGGGCTGAACCCGTCGCGGAGCGCCCTTCTCGACCTGCTCCGGGCGATGGGCGCGCACATCACCGTGACGAACGAGCGGACGCGGGGCCACGAGCCGCTGGCCGACCTGACGGTGCAGAACGAGGGCGGACGGCTCCACGGCCTCACCGTCGGCGGCGACCTCATCCCGAACCTGATCGACGAGATTCCCGCCCTCGCCGTGGCCGCAGCCTATGCCGAGGGGCGAACCGAAATCCGGGACGCGGAGGAGCTCCGGCACAAAGAGACCGACCGGATCGCGGCGACGGCGGCGTTTCTCCGGGCGATGGGGGCCGAGGTGACGGAGCGAGCCGACGGCCTCGTGATCGACGGTAAGCCGACCTTGCACGGAGCCACCGTCGAGAGCGAGGGCGATCACCGGATTGCGATGGCGGCGGCGGTGGCGGGGCTGGCCGCGACGGGCGAAACCACCGTCCGCGACGCCGACTGCGTGACCGTCTCGTTCCCCGGTTTCTGGGACGCAATCGCCACCCTCGCCGGGACGTAGGGGTTTGATTAATCAAACCCCTACCTGTTCACCCTCGTCTCGCCTGGAATCCAGAGGTGCTGCCGGAGGTCTACCGCGCCCTCGTCGGTGAAGGCGACGCCCTCGGAGCGGAGGCGCTCCTCCATCACGGTCGGCGTCTCGAAGTGCAGCCGCCCGGTGAGTGCCCCGCGCCGGTTGACAACGCGGTGGCACGGCAGGCCGGAGCCGACCGCCGCCTTCATCGCCCACCCGACGACCCGCGCCGAGCGCTTCGCGCCGAGGTGCTCCGCGATGTAACCGTAGGTCGTCACCCGGCCCGTGGGAATCTCGGCGACCACGTCCCAGACCCGCTGGAAGAAGTCAGAGCGCTCGTCGGACATGGCGACGTGGTTCGTGAGGCGTGGTGGGTGGGGACAGCCTCCGCCGTTGCGGCGGGCACCCTCGCCCATCACGCCTCACGGGTCCCCGCTACTGGTCGCCGAGGATGACGGGCAGCCCGCCGTCGCCGGCACCGATGACGACGACCTTCGAGTTGTTGGACTGGGCGAGTTCGCGGGTCGCCTGGATGCCCTGGAACTGGAGGAACGACGGCGAGAGGCTCTCGGCGATGATCCGGGCGCGGTCGGCGTCGCCGCTGGCCTCGACGCGCTTGCGCTCGGCCTCCTGCTCGGCGCGGGCGATCGAGAGGCGGGCCTGCTCGACGCGCTGCTCCTCCTCGAGCTTGTTCTCGATCGCGCGGCGGATCTGCTCGGGGAGTTCGATGTCGCGGATCAGCACGGCGTCGAGTTCGACGAAGCCGCGCTCGACGGCAGCCCCGAGGTTCTGCTCGATCTGCTCCTGAAGCTCGGCGCGGCGCGTGGAGTAGAGTTCCTCGGGCGTGAACTGGCCGACGACCTCGCGGGCGACGCTGCGCAGCTCGGGCCGGATCAGGCGCTCGTAGTACTCCTGCCCGTAGGTGGTGTGGAGTTCGGGGAGGACCTCGGCGTCGGGCCGGTAGCGGACCGAGAGGTCCATGCGGATCGTGAGCCCGTTCGAGGAGAGGACCTCGATCTCCTCGTCCTGGTTCTTGTTGCGCACGTCGTAGTCGATGATCGTCTCCCACGGCAGGAAGACGTGGAAGCCCTCGTCGTAGCTCCGGTCCATGTTGGTGCCGGAGAAGTAGCTGAACTTGACGCCCTGCTCGCCGGCGCCGATGGACTTGGTCATGCAGCCCGCGGCGATGAGCATCAGGAGCAGGACGCCGGCGAGGACGACGCCGAAGCGCCCGGCGGCACGGGTCAGGTTGGGATAGGTGTTCGCCATGAGGGTACGGTGGGTTGAGGCAAAGTGGAGGCGGGAGGATACGCGGATTTAACGTAGCGGATGCACCGCTAGGGTGCTCGGCAGTGCACCGCCGGGGTGTTTCATGGATTCCGAACCGATTGGGGCCGCGCGCGTCTGGTATGCTGCAACGGCACTGGCTTGGCCGCGCTCCCTGTCCCCTCTTCCTTTCCCATCGATGCCTGACTCTCCCGTGGTAGCCCGTCCCGACGAACTGGCCTGGCTCCGCGACGCGCTCGGGGCCGAGCGAGTGCGGGTGGGCGAGGAACTGGCCCCGTACACGACGTTCAAAATCGGCGGCCCGGCGGACCTGTTCTACGAGGCCCACACCGCTGACGAACTGGCGGCCGCCCTCGCGCTGGCGCGCGAACTGGACGTGCCCTTCTTCCTCCTCGGTCTCGGTGCCAACATCCTGGTCGGCGACCACGGCTTCCGCGGCTTCGTGATCCGCAACCGGGCAACGCATGTGCGGATCGACGAGGCGACAGGGCGGGTGTCGGCCGAGAGCGGGACGGTCGTCTACCCCGACCTAATCGAGCAGGCGGTGTCGGCAAGGCTCTCAGGTCTGGAGCACTACGTCGGCATCCCATCGAGCGTCGGTGGGGCGCTGTGGCAGAACCTCCACTTCCTCTCGCCGCCGCCCGAGCGCGAGCGGACGATGTTCATCGCCGAGGTCGTCCACTCGGCCGACCTCCTGACGGAAGAGGGCGAGCGCGTGACCGTGGACCGGGACTACTTCGACTTCGGCTACGACTACTCGATCCTCCACGACCGGGCCGACCTCGTCCTCGCCGCGACGTTTCAGCTAGAGCCAGGCGACGAGGCGCGGATGCGCGAGATCATGGCAGCGAACCTCGCGTGGCGCCAGGAGCGGCACCCGCCCCTCGACACCGAGCCCAGCGCGGGATCGATTTTCAAGAAGATCGAGGGCGTCGGCGCCGGACGGCTGATCGACTGGGCGGGCCTCAAGGGCCACCGGATCGGCGGGGCCGAGGTGACGCGGCGCCACGCCAACATCATGATCAACGCCGGCGGGGCAACGGCGGCGGACGTGCGGCGGCTCATCGGGCACATCCAGCGGACCGTGGAGGCCGACCAGGGCTACCGGCTCTCGACGGAGATCGGGATGATCGGCGACTTCGGCGATCTGCCGGACGACTTGCCGCCGCGGGGCTGGGAGAACGAGGACGGGTTTTCGGGCGGCCTGCCGCCGGGCGGGCACACCGAGGCGCACCGGGACGCGGAGCGGCGCTGAGTAGGTCTCGGGACTGCCCGGCGGGGAGGGAACGGAGGGTGAGGAGAGACCGGGCGATAGTCTCTCTGAGTGTGCAGTGCGTCCCGGCATTGTAGGGGGGTGGCATGCTGCGCCCCTACACCGACGATTTGGCACAGGCCCTCGCTTCAGCTTCGAGACGGCCCACGTCTTCCAGCCCGGCCCGCCACGCCTCGGGAAACGCTGACCACCCGTGGAGCGCCCCGAGGAGCGCCCCGAGCAGGGCGCCGATGGCACTGGCAGCCCCGCCGACGTTGACCCCAGGCAGCATCGTCGCCTCCAGCAGCGCCGGGTTGCGGGCGAGCATGGCGAGGGCGAAGGGCCACGCCTCGTCGGCAGCCGGGCCGGTGCCGGCGCACAGGTCCTGCAGGTCGAGCGGGAAGGCGTCGAGGTGACCGGCGAGGGTGCGGAGGCGGTCGGAGACGGCAGTGGAGGCGCTCAGGTGAGTCTCGGCGCGGACGGCGGCGTCGGTGACGGCGTGGAAGAACGCAGGGCCGTCGAGGGTACCGGGGTCAGCGGCGAGGAGAAGCCGGACGGCCTCGACCTGCCCGGCGGCGGCGGCGAGAGCGACAGGACCGGCCTCGTCGCCGAGGATGTCCGCAAGGCGGTCGAGAGGAGACGTTCTGTCGTCACCGGCGAGGCTGAGGGCGCTGGCGAGGACGGCGGCGTCACTGGTAGCCGTTGCGGGGTCGGCGGGACGGCGGAGCGTGAGGCCAGTCAACTCCTCGGCATAGCGATTGGCGAGATTGTCGGAGCCGCCGGCGAGGGCGCGGACGAGGGCGAAGAGGCGCTGCGTGTGCCGGGTCCACTGTCCGGCCCCGAGGTCGCGGCGGTATTCGTCGTCGCGGTAGGCTTTGACGCCTTTGTAGTAGGTGCGGACGTTCTGGTGGCTGAGACCGTCGATCGGCATGCCGAGGGCGTCGCCGACGGCGCTGCCGAGGAGGGTGCCGAGAACCTTGTCGGGTGGAGTCATGCGTCCTGCTGCTGGCTGGCGTTGTGTTGAACGATGGAGAATAGAGAATGGAAGATGGATTGTCTGTGCCCTATCCTCGATCTTCCATCCGCTATCCTCTAACCCTCTCCCGATGACTTGGCTCGCCGGCACCTGGGCAGTGTTCGTGAAAGACCTGCGCCTGGAGCTGCGGACGCGCTACGCGGTGAGCGCGCTGCTGCTGTTCGTGGTGTCGGCGCTGCTCCTGGTGGCGTTTGCCATCGGGACGGGCGAGGTTGGGGAGCGCGTAGCGTCGGCGCTGCTGTGGGTGGTGATCGTGTTCGCCGGCGCGGTAGGGCTGGGTCGGGCGTTCGTGGCCGAGGAGGAGCGCGGGACGGTCCTGCTGCTCAGGCTCCACACGCGGCCGAGCATGGTCTACGCGGGCAAGCTGCTGTTCAACGTCCTCCTCGTCGGGGCGATGAATGCGCTCGCGGCGGCGGGGTTCGTGCTCGTGCTCGGGCTAGAGGTGGAGGCCGTCGGGCTGCTCGTGGCGACGCTCGCGCTCGGGGCGCTGGGCCTGGCCGGGGCGACGACGCTGCTCTCGGCGATCATCGCGCGGGCAGCCAGCAGCGGGCCGCTCCTGCCGGTACTAGCCTTCCCGCTCCTGATTCCGCTCCTGCTGACGGTGGTGCGGGTGACGCAGCGGGCCCTCCTCCTGGGGGCCTCGGCCGGGCCGTGGGCGGCGTCGGCGGGCGACCTCGTGACCCTGGGCGCGTATGCTGGCGTCGTGATCACAGCCTCGGTGCTGCTGTTCGACTACGTGTGGAACGATTGAAGGCGAGGACGGCCGGAAACCCGGCGCTAGCGGCGGGGTGCAAACCGCGCTCATCAACGCCTTCGCCATGCCTTCGACGCGCTCCCGCTACGGAACCGCCTACCGGACGTTCACCGCTGGCATCGCAGTGTGGATGACGGGGGTGATCGTGGCAGGCTTCGCGCTGTCGATTCCGCGGCTGAACATCCTGGAGGAGTCGGCGCGGAACCTGTATTTCCACGTCCCGATGTGGTTCACGCTGATGGCGGGGATGCTGGTCTCGGCCGTCTACTCGGCGCGCTATCTCGCTGCGCCGACCGTGGAGCGCGACGTGCGGGCCGAGCAGGCTGCGCTCGTGGCGATGCTCTTCGGCATCCTCGGCCTCGTGACCGGGATCGTGTGGGCGCGCTTCACGTGGTACGTCGGGACGGGCAAGTGGTGGAACTTCGACCCGAAGCAGTCGATGGCGGCGGTGCAGCTGATGATCCTGGCGGCCTACTTCGTGCTGCGCTCGTCGGTGGAGGAGCCGCGCAAGCGGGGACGGATCGCGGCGGTCTACAACCTGTTCGCGACAGCGGTGATGCCGTTCCTACTCTACGTGCTGCCGCGCCAGCTCGACAGCCTGCACCCCGGTGCCGAGGGCAACCCGGCCTTCAGCCAGACCGACCTCGCGCCGGAGATGCGGGTCGTGTTCTACCCGGCGGTCGTCGGGTTCATCGCGCTCTTCTGGTGGATCTACACGCAGCGCGTCCGGGTCCGGCTGGCCGAGCGGCAGGTGGAAGAGGCCGTTCTAGTCGGGGCCTGACATTTCCACCGACTTTCGCACAGCCGCCGCGGGTGTAGTTTTAACTTCGGCCATGCAGCTTCCGATCACTCCTACGGACTCGACCGAAGCTCCCGGCACGGCCGTCTACGACAGCGTGTGGGCCGCCCTCCCGGAGGCCGCGCCGGTGGGGCTGGAGGCCGTGATGCTGCAGCAGGACAAGCTCTACGTCGTCCTCGCGGTCGTGCTCATTATCTGGTTCGGGGTGCTGTTCTTTCTCCTCCGCACCGACCGCCGCCTCGCGCGGATCGAACAGGATCTTGACGCCCGGCCGGAACGCGAAGACACCGTAGGCACGTAGAATCAGTCTCTACCCGTTCGGCTCGTATGAAACCCAAGACGATCATAAGCCTCGTCCTAATGGCCGGGTTTACGTTCCTGATGCTGCGCTCTTTCGGCGAGAGCGTCGGCGGGTACATGAGCTTCACCGAGGCCGCCGAGCAAGACGCCTACGCCCACGTCGTCGGCGAGTGGGTCCAGGCGCAGCCGACGACCTACGACCGCGAGGCCAACGTCTTTTCGTTCTGGATGAAGGACGAGGACGGTACCGTGCGCGAGGTCCGCTACCTGAATCCGAAGCCCGCCAACTTCGAGGACGCCGAGCAGGTGGTGATCGAGGGCCGGATGGAGGGCGACGCGTTCGTCGCCGAGCACATCCTGATCAAGTGCCCGTCGAAGTACAACGACGAGCGCGAGTTCGAGGTCGCCGATCCGTCTCCGCCCGCGCAGTCGGCCTCGTTCTAGGCTCCGGCTCTCCCCTCTCGCGCAGCCTCCGTCCGGGGTTGCGCTTTTTTTATTCTGAT contains these protein-coding regions:
- a CDS encoding ATP-binding protein — translated: MSFKVTHKLALSFFLIALLVGGIGYLAVTLGQWVERDADALGANSLIELERAYAMIQAAQASQATVQQVLIESAEAPEGEAATLARETLTGHLSVFGRQLAQSREYSPRETTLGAIRQAFGTYQGQAERLAALSATDPAEASTIFYEELEPFYLGTFQPVLSQRAGKVQETLEERADRVERTGVWAGRIGVSASALLLFIVLVLGIYLTRFVGRSLRELTAAARAIGEGRLDERVEITSNNEIGQLGRAINEMMDQFSSTTVSKGYVENIVQSMADPLVVVDPNVKISMVNQAALDMLGFERSDLLGKAVMAIFAHTGRNRGVEIKQTIEQALTGNVETSFRAKAGTGIPVSLSSALVRDGSEVQGLVIVAKDITKQKQFETELIEAKEEAEQMVHLRDAFLANMSHEIRTPLTGILGSAQVLAEGVEGEHKNLAKIIEDAGTRLLDTINSVLEMARIEAGEVQPEVEVLNVFEEAEASARVLKQVADKRGLLLRVEPADKPVYAQIDRSCLHRILNNLIGNAIKFTREGAVSVEVEATDEEAILTVRDTGVGISKQFLPHLFDDFKQESTGLKRSHEGSGLGLAITKKLVEMMGGEISVESIKGIGSAFSIRFPRVPVEQVPETLPAGDRPEEPESSEPSAARYPWETEEMATSRSEELTFASPPAPDERMQRDILLIEDNAQNAYMAQFMLQDYETDIATSPEEAIEQARYNQYRILLVDINLGADRSGIDLLHEIRGIEGYERVPAVAVTAYALPGDEDRFLREGFDDYVAKPFRKEVLLASVEDALVVPEENDGPNLETLLDGSFDDASTFNDAVFDQSVVPTPPEAAPADLVQPPADLVQPPADLAQPPADLVPEPALAPDDVLITAEPVAIEQIVAEPVASADPVTFADDTLHADDAVGTDNAFSADGAFNAHDALRVDDVPGLDNTFNAEGAFSVDDAFVLGTEPPPPSDETFRMDASAFTSTPRPDDPIDPASDGPSGPPPPAG
- the aroA gene encoding 3-phosphoshikimate 1-carboxyvinyltransferase, producing the protein MTRSIQPAMGLAGRLRLPADKSVSHRAALLAALAEGPSEIVGFSDAADPQATLGALRALGVRVEAHEDDLTIHGRGLRGFTAPTVPIDCGNSGTTMRLLAGLLAGQPFASVLTGDASLSQRPMERIAEPLRRMGARVDLADGHAPVRITGGALRGIEYVLPVASAQVKSCILLAGLLGEGCTTVIESVPSRDHTERMLGLDTMELGGQRHITVEGGRTVRVQPWIVPRDFSAAAFFLVAGAVVPHSHVEMRSVGLNPSRSALLDLLRAMGAHITVTNERTRGHEPLADLTVQNEGGRLHGLTVGGDLIPNLIDEIPALAVAAAYAEGRTEIRDAEELRHKETDRIAATAAFLRAMGAEVTERADGLVIDGKPTLHGATVESEGDHRIAMAAAVAGLAATGETTVRDADCVTVSFPGFWDAIATLAGT
- a CDS encoding methylated-DNA--[protein]-cysteine S-methyltransferase; translation: MSDERSDFFQRVWDVVAEIPTGRVTTYGYIAEHLGAKRSARVVGWAMKAAVGSGLPCHRVVNRRGALTGRLHFETPTVMEERLRSEGVAFTDEGAVDLRQHLWIPGETRVNR
- a CDS encoding SPFH domain-containing protein; translation: MANTYPNLTRAAGRFGVVLAGVLLLMLIAAGCMTKSIGAGEQGVKFSYFSGTNMDRSYDEGFHVFLPWETIIDYDVRNKNQDEEIEVLSSNGLTIRMDLSVRYRPDAEVLPELHTTYGQEYYERLIRPELRSVAREVVGQFTPEELYSTRRAELQEQIEQNLGAAVERGFVELDAVLIRDIELPEQIRRAIENKLEEEQRVEQARLSIARAEQEAERKRVEASGDADRARIIAESLSPSFLQFQGIQATRELAQSNNSKVVVIGAGDGGLPVILGDQ
- the murB gene encoding UDP-N-acetylmuramate dehydrogenase, encoding MPDSPVVARPDELAWLRDALGAERVRVGEELAPYTTFKIGGPADLFYEAHTADELAAALALARELDVPFFLLGLGANILVGDHGFRGFVIRNRATHVRIDEATGRVSAESGTVVYPDLIEQAVSARLSGLEHYVGIPSSVGGALWQNLHFLSPPPERERTMFIAEVVHSADLLTEEGERVTVDRDYFDFGYDYSILHDRADLVLAATFQLEPGDEARMREIMAANLAWRQERHPPLDTEPSAGSIFKKIEGVGAGRLIDWAGLKGHRIGGAEVTRRHANIMINAGGATAADVRRLIGHIQRTVEADQGYRLSTEIGMIGDFGDLPDDLPPRGWENEDGFSGGLPPGGHTEAHRDAERR
- a CDS encoding ADP-ribosylglycohydrolase family protein, with product MTPPDKVLGTLLGSAVGDALGMPIDGLSHQNVRTYYKGVKAYRDDEYRRDLGAGQWTRHTQRLFALVRALAGGSDNLANRYAEELTGLTLRRPADPATATSDAAVLASALSLAGDDRTSPLDRLADILGDEAGPVALAAAAGQVEAVRLLLAADPGTLDGPAFFHAVTDAAVRAETHLSASTAVSDRLRTLAGHLDAFPLDLQDLCAGTGPAADEAWPFALAMLARNPALLEATMLPGVNVGGAASAIGALLGALLGALHGWSAFPEAWRAGLEDVGRLEAEARACAKSSV
- a CDS encoding heme exporter protein CcmB, with the protein product MTWLAGTWAVFVKDLRLELRTRYAVSALLLFVVSALLLVAFAIGTGEVGERVASALLWVVIVFAGAVGLGRAFVAEEERGTVLLLRLHTRPSMVYAGKLLFNVLLVGAMNALAAAGFVLVLGLEVEAVGLLVATLALGALGLAGATTLLSAIIARAASSGPLLPVLAFPLLIPLLLTVVRVTQRALLLGASAGPWAASAGDLVTLGAYAGVVITASVLLFDYVWND
- the ccsA gene encoding cytochrome c biogenesis protein CcsA, with protein sequence MPSTRSRYGTAYRTFTAGIAVWMTGVIVAGFALSIPRLNILEESARNLYFHVPMWFTLMAGMLVSAVYSARYLAAPTVERDVRAEQAALVAMLFGILGLVTGIVWARFTWYVGTGKWWNFDPKQSMAAVQLMILAAYFVLRSSVEEPRKRGRIAAVYNLFATAVMPFLLYVLPRQLDSLHPGAEGNPAFSQTDLAPEMRVVFYPAVVGFIALFWWIYTQRVRVRLAERQVEEAVLVGA
- a CDS encoding CcmD family protein, whose protein sequence is MQLPITPTDSTEAPGTAVYDSVWAALPEAAPVGLEAVMLQQDKLYVVLAVVLIIWFGVLFFLLRTDRRLARIEQDLDARPEREDTVGT
- a CDS encoding cytochrome c maturation protein CcmE, with product MKPKTIISLVLMAGFTFLMLRSFGESVGGYMSFTEAAEQDAYAHVVGEWVQAQPTTYDREANVFSFWMKDEDGTVREVRYLNPKPANFEDAEQVVIEGRMEGDAFVAEHILIKCPSKYNDEREFEVADPSPPAQSASF